CTCTCCGCCTGGTTGTTGTTGCGGCTGATGCGGCGGTTTTCCAATGATGCCAGCGCTTGCTCGGTGGCGCGGCGGTCGTCGTCGCTCAGGTTGGGGCTTTGCAACGACTGGCGCAGGCTGCGCCGGGCCGAGGCCACCGCGTCGCGCTCCATGGCGTCGGTGTCCAGGTCCACGTGTATGTCCGGTGTGATGAGGTTGAAGCCGTTGAGCTGCTTGTTTTGGAGGCGGAAGAGCTGCTTTTGCTCCTGGAACAGTTTGTCGCGCTGCTTGAACAGCTTCTCCTGCTCCTTGAACATTTTGGTTTGCTGCTCGAGGTTGGCTTCCGGCCCGAAGGTTTGCACCAGGGGCCCCATCGTCCAGCCGCGCATCTGGCCACGGACCCGCGACCCGGGCCCGCCGGGCACAAGGGCACCATCGCCCGTCATAGGCAGCTGAATCACTTCGACTTGGGTCTTTTTGCCCTTCTTGCTTTTCTTGCCGGGGCCCTGGGTTTCCACCGGCTGCCCGTCCACAATCAGCTGGGTGAGGCGGCCTTTCTTGTCTTTCTCAATGATAACGGTACTGCCGGGGCCCTGCTGCCCACTCCGCAACCGGCGGAGCCGCGGCGGCCGGGGCGCGTCGGGAGCTGCCGGCACTTCGGGCACCGGGGATACTTCGGGTGCGTCAGGAGCTTCGGGCACGTCGGCCACGGGCGGCACGGGCGGAACCGGGGGGAGGGCAGGCACGGCCGGGGCGGCGGGCGGCAGGGGCGAAAAAGGCACCTTCGCCAAGCGCTTAGCGGTGTCGGCGGGGCTGAACACCGATTGCCACACCACCGGAGCGGCGGGCCCCAGCTGGCGCAGGCGCTGGCTAGCCGGAGCCGGAGCGGCGGGTGCGGCCAGTGCCACGCCAGTGCCCAGCAGGCCCAGGCCACCCAGCAGCAGGGCCACGGCGGCCAGGCTCTCGCCGCGGGTAGGCCGGGCCGGGGGGCCCTGCACCAGCCGGCGCACCCGGCTCAGCAGCGAGCCGCGCCCGCCGGTGGCGGCCAGGGCCAGGCGCGGCACGGGGACCAGCACGGCGGTTTGGCTCCACTCGGCCAGGGCGGTGAGGGCCCGGGCCAGGCGCAGCGGGTCGCCGCCGACCAGCTCGGTGGCGAGATCGTCGCAGCAGTTTTCGCGCTCATCCCGCAGGCACTGGCCCAGGTACCACACGGCGGGGTGGTAGAAAAACACGGTTTCGGCCACGGTTTGCAGCAGGTTCACGAGGTAGTCGCGGCGCAGCACGTGGGCCAGCTCGTGGGCCAGTATGGCTTCGACGCAGGCCACCGGCAGGCCCGCCACCGCACCCAGCGGCAGCAGCACCAGGGGCCGCAAGTGCCCCACCACCAGGGGCGCGGCCACCAGGCCCGATTCCAGCAGGCCCACCGGGCGGCGCAGGCCGGCCCGCGCCACCAGGGCCCCCAGGCGTGCTTGCCAGGCGGCCGGCAGCGGCCGGGTGCGGTGGCGGCGCAGGCGCTGCACGTACAGCAGCCCGCCCAGCAGGCGCAGGCTCATCACCAGCAGGCCCAGGCCCCAGGCCAGCACCAGCCAGGGCAAGTTTTGGTCGAAGTGCTGGCGGGCCGTGGCCAGCCAGCTCGGGCGCGGCGCGGCAATGGCGGCCGTTTCAGAAAACGCAAAATTCGTAGCGACAGCAGCCGCGGGCGCGGCGGTAGTCTGGGCCAGCTCAACGGCGCCGTAAGTGGGCACAGCAAGCGTTTCCGGGGCCCCGTAGTAGTAGCCGAAGGTCCCCAACGATAGCAACACCAGGGCCCCCAGGGCCCCGGCCGCCACCCGGTAGCGCACGGCCGCCGCGCGGCGGCGCAGCACCAGCAGCGCCACCGCCACCACGGCCGCCGCCAGCGCGCCCTGCCAGAGCGAGTGCAGCAGCGTCCAACCCAGCGCCCGCAGCACGGCGGGCGACAACATTTGCTCAAGCGCGGTCATGGTCGTCGTCGGTAGTAGAGGTGGAGGAATTTTGGATCTCGATGTCGTTTAGCAGCCGGCGCAGCTGGGCCAGCTCGTCGGCCGAGGTTTGGCGGTTGCCCAGCGCCTGCATCACCAGCTTCAGGGCCGAACCGCCGAAGGTGGCCGCCACGAACTTGTCGAGCAGCAGGTTTTGGGTGTCCTGCTCGCGCACGGCGGCCCGGTACACGTGGCTGCGGCCCTCGTCGTCGCGCCGCACCAGGCCCTTGTCAAGCATTAGCTGGAGCAGCTTCAGGGTGGTGGTATAGCCAACCTCAGCCTGCCGGCGCTGGCCCAGCTCGTCGTTCACGGCGCGTACCGTGGCGGGCCCGTGCTGCCAGAGCACGTGCAATATTTCCAGTTCGGAATCAGTAGGTTTGGGTGGGGCTTTGCTCATACGGATAAAGCTAAGCACTACGAATCATTTCGTAGAACGACGCAAATATGCTACGAACTGATTCGTAGTTACAAGCGCATTATACGAATTATTTCGTATAATGCGCTTTACCCTCGCTAATCGCCTGCTAATTAAGCAAATATTTTTCTATAAATATTGCTTATTCCCGCTTTTTATCCAAGCTAGCGCTTCCGCTTCAGTGTCACGCGGGCCCGGTGGCAAATGCCGCCCAGCGGCGGGTTGAACTTGCTGACGCTGATTTTCACCTGCTGCACGTGGGGCAGCTCGGCCATCACGCGGTCGAGCACCCGGTGGGCCACGTGCTCAAGCAGTCGGGCGGGGGCCCGCATTTCCTCGGCAATCAGGCGGTACAGCACCTCGTAGTTCACGGTATTATCGAGCTTGTCCGACGCGCCCGCGGCCAGCAAATCGGTGCGGATGTACAAATCCACACCGTACTTGTTGCCAATGCGCTGTTCCTCGTCGTAGTAGCCGTGGAAGGCAAAGAACTCCATCCCTTCAAGTGCAATTTGGCCCACGGTTTTCAGGTTAATGGTTAGGTAAAAAAATTAACATCCAGGGCCCCCGGCCTATAGCGCGGACTTTGTAGTCCGCGGCCCTCGCTTCGTCCTGCCGGTAATCGCTGAACAAACCAGGCAACGCGCGGACTCGCAGAGTCCACGCTACGAACCGTTCAGCGACCGTTCAGAGCCGCGGACTACAAAGTCCACGCTACAGCGCGCTAGTGCTTTGCCTCCGCAAAAGTGGCACAAAAAAAGCCCGCGCTTGGCGCGGGCTTTTTAAAGACAGGAATCGGTCACAAAATCCGACCAATCCGGCTAATCCGATAAATCCGTGGTTTAGATTTCGTCAAAAAACGACTTCTCGGCGGCCACGGCGCCCATCGGCTGGCCGGGATGCGTCACGGGCGAGGGCTGGCCGATTTCAGGCCGGCTGGGGCCCACGGGCACGATGTCGGGCGCGGCGGGCTCCACGTAGGGCGGGGCCGGCTCGGGCACTTGCGACGGGGCGGGCTGCTCGATGTTGGGCGCGGGCGAAATGCCGGGGTTTTCGGCCGGGGCGTTGGGGCGCTCAATGTCGGGGCCCGGGGCTTGACCTGGGTCGGGCTGCTGGCCGGGCTTGGGGTTGTAATCGGCCGGCGCGGACACCAGGGCGGGGCCCCGATCAGGGCGGTCGACGAACGCCGACGGGCTGGGCGCAGTAGCGGCCGGTGCGGTGAGTACGGGAGCGGAAGCGGTGAACATGGCGGGAGGGGTTTCGGGGGCGGCCGGTTCGGTGGGCCGCTCCACCTTTACGCTGGCCGCGCGCGAAAGGATGGCCGCCGCACCGCCTTTGGGCCGCTGGCCGGCTTTGTCGGCCTGGGCAGCGGCGTCGGCGGCCAGGCGCTGCAAGTCGCGCACCAGGCCGTCGAGCTGCTGCTCCAGCTGCTGGCACTCCTGGCCGAGGCCGCTGGCCTGGCGCTGCATGTCGGCCACGGTTTTTTCGGCTGTTTGGTAGGCCTCGTCCACGATGGCGCGGGCGCGCTGGCGGGCCTCGGCCAGGGCGTGCTCGGCCTGGAGCTGGGCCTCGCGCCGGTGCAGGGCAGCCTCGCGCTGGGCCTGCTCGGTGATGCTGTGGCCGGTGTCCTCGGCCGTTTTCAGGGTGCGGTAGAGGCTGCTTTCCACTTCGCGCATCTTCTGCACGTCCAGTTGGGCGTGCTCCAGCTTGAGGCGCAGCTCGCGGTTTTCGTCGCCCAGCCGCTCCCACTGCTGCGACACGGTGGTGAGGAAGGCCTGCACCTCGTCGCGGTCCACGCCCCGGAAGGACTTTTCAAACGTTTTCTGCCGGATGTCGAGGGCGGTGAGTTTCATCTTAGTTGTCAGTTATTAGTTGCTCGTTGTCAGGTATTGGACGCCTGCCCGTCATCAGTCCAAACTAACAACGGACAACTACCAACCGACAACTAAGTGCCCACCTGCCACACGGCCAGGCTGCGGTCGTCGCTGCACGAAACTAGCCGGTTTTCGGTACCCGGCCAAACCAGGCGGTTCACCGACGTGCCGTGGCCAGCCGCCCGGGCCCGGTCGAGCACGCGCAGCAGCGTACGGTCGGCGGCGTCCCAGATTTTAATGCTTTTGTCGAGGCTGCAGGAGGCCAGGTAGCGCCCGTCGGGGCTGAAGGCCAGGTGGTTGATGGTGTACATGTGGGCCCCCACGGTTTGGGCCAGCGCGTAGCCAGTGGCCACGTCCCAGGCCCGGATCTGGGCGTCGCGCCCGGCCGTGAGCAGCGTCCCGCCGTCGGGCGAATAGGCGACCGAGAACACCGAGTTGGTGCTCTCGCCCAGCTCGTATTTTAGGGCCAGCGAGTCGAGGTCGAGGATGCGGGTGAGGGCGTCGGAGCTGCCCACGGCCAGCTCGGCGCGGCCCTCGTGCAGGGCCAGGCAGCGCAGGCTTTTGCCCTGGGCCACGCGCAGCAGCTTTTCGAGGCGCAGGTCGGGCAGCGTGAGCACGGCCAGCGTGCCATCGGCCAGGCCCGCGTACAGGCGCTGGCGGCTTTCCGACGCCACAATTTCGAAGATGGCCACCGGCGGCAGGGCGGCGGCGTGCACCAGCGTTTTCTGCGCCAAGTCGATGGCCTGGAGGCCCTGGAAGTTGTGGCCCAGCACCAGCCAGTTCAGCGCCGGCAGGTGGCGCAGGGCGTACACCGAATTCTCGACGCGGGCCAGCACCTCGCCGTCGCGGGCGGGGTCGGCGGCGTCCCAGCCCACCACCAGTCCGTCGGCCCCCGACGAGTACACGGCGCTGCCGGGGCCCCCGGTCAGCGCGTACACCGCGTCGCGGTGGCCGGTGAGGGCGGCAATTTTGTGGACTTCCGGGCGAACCATGCCGCGAAGGTACGGCCCGCCCCTACCTTCGCGGCCTGCCCCCCGCGCCCATTTATGCCCCTGCACCGCCTGCTGCGCCTCTCCCCCACCGCCGTACTGGGCCTCTGGCACCGCACCGAAACCGCCGCCGCCCTGGGGGCCCTGCTGCCCGCCGAGGCCCCCTACGCCGCCCTGCTGCCTCCCACCGCCGGCCCCGAGCGCCAGGGCCAATGGCTGGCTGGCCGCGTGCTGGCCCACGCCGTGGCCGCCGCGCTGTGGCCCGGGGCCCCCGCGCTGTGGGTGCGCAACGACGCGGCCACCGGCCGGCCCTCCCTGGGGGGCCCCGGCGTGCCGGCGGGCGCGGTGGTGTCCCTGTCGCACTCCGGGGTGTGGGCCGCCGCGCTGC
This genomic stretch from Hymenobacter sp. PAMC 26628 harbors:
- a CDS encoding M56 family metallopeptidase, producing the protein MTALEQMLSPAVLRALGWTLLHSLWQGALAAAVVAVALLVLRRRAAAVRYRVAAGALGALVLLSLGTFGYYYGAPETLAVPTYGAVELAQTTAAPAAAVATNFAFSETAAIAAPRPSWLATARQHFDQNLPWLVLAWGLGLLVMSLRLLGGLLYVQRLRRHRTRPLPAAWQARLGALVARAGLRRPVGLLESGLVAAPLVVGHLRPLVLLPLGAVAGLPVACVEAILAHELAHVLRRDYLVNLLQTVAETVFFYHPAVWYLGQCLRDERENCCDDLATELVGGDPLRLARALTALAEWSQTAVLVPVPRLALAATGGRGSLLSRVRRLVQGPPARPTRGESLAAVALLLGGLGLLGTGVALAAPAAPAPASQRLRQLGPAAPVVWQSVFSPADTAKRLAKVPFSPLPPAAPAVPALPPVPPVPPVADVPEAPDAPEVSPVPEVPAAPDAPRPPRLRRLRSGQQGPGSTVIIEKDKKGRLTQLIVDGQPVETQGPGKKSKKGKKTQVEVIQLPMTGDGALVPGGPGSRVRGQMRGWTMGPLVQTFGPEANLEQQTKMFKEQEKLFKQRDKLFQEQKQLFRLQNKQLNGFNLITPDIHVDLDTDAMERDAVASARRSLRQSLQSPNLSDDDRRATEQALASLENRRISRNNNQAESNARQAESNKRRAEANARQAEANGRQAEANMRRIEMQVRRREAQDQPGAPADDVRERRRELQMQIRDAQRELAMLQREEAATGGNAGSFRGPRAPQAPPAPPAPTSSNKVRDELRRDGLIGATEKNFSFQLDDKGGRVNGRALTPAQFEKYRRLFLPAATGPGKSKSVISINVDER
- a CDS encoding BlaI/MecI/CopY family transcriptional regulator; the protein is MSKAPPKPTDSELEILHVLWQHGPATVRAVNDELGQRRQAEVGYTTTLKLLQLMLDKGLVRRDDEGRSHVYRAAVREQDTQNLLLDKFVAATFGGSALKLVMQALGNRQTSADELAQLRRLLNDIEIQNSSTSTTDDDHDRA
- the folB gene encoding dihydroneopterin aldolase, translating into MGQIALEGMEFFAFHGYYDEEQRIGNKYGVDLYIRTDLLAAGASDKLDNTVNYEVLYRLIAEEMRAPARLLEHVAHRVLDRVMAELPHVQQVKISVSKFNPPLGGICHRARVTLKRKR
- a CDS encoding DivIVA domain-containing protein; amino-acid sequence: MKLTALDIRQKTFEKSFRGVDRDEVQAFLTTVSQQWERLGDENRELRLKLEHAQLDVQKMREVESSLYRTLKTAEDTGHSITEQAQREAALHRREAQLQAEHALAEARQRARAIVDEAYQTAEKTVADMQRQASGLGQECQQLEQQLDGLVRDLQRLAADAAAQADKAGQRPKGGAAAILSRAASVKVERPTEPAAPETPPAMFTASAPVLTAPAATAPSPSAFVDRPDRGPALVSAPADYNPKPGQQPDPGQAPGPDIERPNAPAENPGISPAPNIEQPAPSQVPEPAPPYVEPAAPDIVPVGPSRPEIGQPSPVTHPGQPMGAVAAEKSFFDEI
- a CDS encoding WD40 repeat domain-containing protein; its protein translation is MVRPEVHKIAALTGHRDAVYALTGGPGSAVYSSGADGLVVGWDAADPARDGEVLARVENSVYALRHLPALNWLVLGHNFQGLQAIDLAQKTLVHAAALPPVAIFEIVASESRQRLYAGLADGTLAVLTLPDLRLEKLLRVAQGKSLRCLALHEGRAELAVGSSDALTRILDLDSLALKYELGESTNSVFSVAYSPDGGTLLTAGRDAQIRAWDVATGYALAQTVGAHMYTINHLAFSPDGRYLASCSLDKSIKIWDAADRTLLRVLDRARAAGHGTSVNRLVWPGTENRLVSCSDDRSLAVWQVGT